In Enterobacter cloacae, a single window of DNA contains:
- a CDS encoding TniA protein, producing the protein MKLSFHQHIALFWMIGAPGVFAPVIENAKRPDAGAVMAWGVAIVAVMILFTPLLLRCPPFRRWYGRTDALSERQRQALAERGLRRYYQTAFDDGYVPRVMPYVWRIIWTVGGLMAVTAVLPTNTGRPAFDALVVFSTWYPIGVMLLVFASRPLGRLIRQRAQERRK; encoded by the coding sequence ATGAAGCTCTCCTTCCATCAGCACATTGCGCTGTTCTGGATGATCGGTGCTCCGGGCGTCTTCGCGCCCGTGATCGAGAACGCCAAGCGGCCCGATGCCGGCGCCGTCATGGCGTGGGGTGTCGCGATCGTGGCGGTGATGATCCTCTTCACCCCTTTGCTGCTGCGCTGTCCACCATTCCGGCGCTGGTATGGCCGGACGGATGCGCTGTCGGAGCGGCAGCGCCAGGCGCTTGCCGAGCGCGGCCTGCGCCGCTACTACCAGACCGCTTTCGATGACGGCTACGTGCCCCGCGTGATGCCCTACGTGTGGCGCATCATCTGGACGGTCGGCGGGTTGATGGCTGTGACCGCCGTACTGCCTACCAACACCGGACGGCCAGCCTTCGATGCCTTGGTGGTCTTCTCGACCTGGTATCCGATAGGCGTGATGCTGCTGGTTTTCGCGTCGAGGCCCCTTGGCCGGTTGATTCGCCAAAGAGCACAGGAGCGGCGGAAATGA
- a CDS encoding DNA invertase, giving the protein MLIGYARVSTQDQNLELQREALSKAGCKKVFEDKVSGTRADRPGLAKTLEMLREGDTLVVWKLDRLGRSVKQLVDLVGDLHKHGVQFRSLTDSIDTGTPSGRFFFHVMASLAEMERELTVERTRAGLEVAKQLGRKGGRKPKMTDSKIESAKKLLASGVPPKDVAKNLGVSIPTLYRWVPASTHA; this is encoded by the coding sequence ATGTTGATTGGCTATGCGCGCGTCTCGACGCAGGATCAGAACCTGGAGCTGCAACGCGAAGCCTTGAGCAAGGCCGGATGTAAAAAGGTCTTCGAGGACAAGGTGAGTGGCACGCGGGCAGACCGGCCTGGCTTGGCCAAGACGCTCGAAATGCTGCGCGAAGGCGATACTTTGGTCGTCTGGAAGCTCGACCGGCTGGGCCGGTCGGTCAAGCAACTGGTCGATCTGGTCGGCGATCTGCACAAGCACGGTGTCCAGTTCAGGAGCCTCACCGACTCCATCGACACCGGCACACCATCCGGGCGGTTCTTCTTCCACGTCATGGCGAGCCTTGCCGAAATGGAGCGCGAGCTGACCGTCGAGCGCACCCGCGCCGGGCTGGAAGTCGCCAAGCAGCTCGGCCGCAAAGGCGGCCGCAAGCCGAAGATGACCGACAGCAAGATCGAGTCGGCCAAGAAGCTGCTGGCCAGCGGGGTGCCGCCCAAGGACGTGGCCAAGAACCTCGGCGTGTCCATTCCGACGCTGTACCGCTGGGTGCCAGCCTCCACGCACGCTTAG
- a CDS encoding cupin, which yields MKTVTTTVKEGSPMTVESRIFSVAEYVQPSEGEPIRSVVLETRDSIIVVWHVHPGQEIAAHIHPHGQDTWTVLSGMADYFQGNGIVRALREGEIAVARPGQVHGARNTGTEPFVLVSVVASANAGFVLAER from the coding sequence ATGAAGACCGTAACGACAACTGTGAAAGAGGGATCTCCGATGACTGTTGAATCGAGAATATTTTCTGTAGCCGAGTATGTTCAGCCGTCCGAAGGCGAGCCTATTCGTTCCGTTGTGCTTGAAACCCGAGACTCAATTATCGTGGTTTGGCATGTCCATCCCGGGCAGGAAATTGCGGCTCACATTCATCCTCACGGCCAAGACACGTGGACTGTTTTGTCGGGAATGGCTGATTACTTTCAGGGCAATGGGATTGTTCGTGCCCTCAGGGAAGGTGAGATAGCCGTGGCAAGACCGGGCCAAGTGCACGGGGCGCGAAATACAGGTACCGAGCCATTTGTGTTAGTCTCGGTTGTGGCATCAGCCAATGCCGGTTTCGTATTGGCTGAGCGATAG
- a CDS encoding IS6 family transposase translates to MNPFKGRHFQRDIILWAVRWYCKYGISYRELQEMLAERGVNVDHSTIYRWVQRYAPEMEKRLRWYWRNPSDLCPWHMDETYVKVNGRWAYLYRAVDSRGRTVDFYLSSRRNSKAAYRFLGKILNNVKKWQIPRFINTDKAPAYGRALALLKREGRCPSDVEHRQIKYRNNVIECDHGKLKRIIGATLGFKSMKTAYATIKGIEVMRALRKGQASAFYYGDPLGEMRLVSRVFEM, encoded by the coding sequence ATGAACCCATTCAAAGGCCGGCATTTTCAGCGTGACATCATTCTGTGGGCCGTACGCTGGTACTGCAAATACGGCATCAGTTACCGTGAGCTGCAGGAGATGCTGGCTGAACGCGGAGTGAATGTCGATCACTCCACGATTTACCGCTGGGTTCAGCGTTATGCGCCTGAAATGGAAAAACGGCTGCGCTGGTACTGGCGTAACCCTTCCGATCTTTGCCCGTGGCACATGGATGAAACCTACGTGAAGGTCAATGGCCGCTGGGCGTATCTGTACCGGGCCGTCGACAGCCGGGGCCGCACTGTCGATTTTTATCTCTCCTCCCGTCGTAACAGCAAAGCTGCATACCGGTTTCTGGGTAAAATCCTCAACAACGTGAAGAAGTGGCAGATCCCGCGATTCATCAACACGGATAAAGCGCCCGCCTATGGTCGCGCGCTTGCTCTGCTCAAACGCGAAGGCCGGTGCCCGTCTGACGTTGAACACCGACAGATTAAGTACCGGAACAACGTGATTGAATGCGATCATGGCAAACTGAAACGGATAATCGGCGCCACGCTGGGATTTAAATCCATGAAGACGGCTTACGCCACCATCAAAGGTATTGAGGTGATGCGTGCACTACGCAAAGGCCAGGCCTCAGCATTTTATTATGGTGATCCCCTGGGCGAAATGCGCCTGGTAAGCAGAGTTTTTGAAATGTAA
- a CDS encoding DNA replication terminus site-binding protein codes for MSLEKRMSYDDLPYFRDQILERIDSLKCFLSNTPPMMANLMTVSTVSRTEERLKQVKPIRVSIKDDASVEEIIQALTDICVDDIESLSHDSTKVTTKYPGLIIVPERADLLESLITSINEAKNDFAAAMRRIDNKKNVRFDKVHKKLPGLVAMHSTRNILFIKSQLKKVTFSWRLNRNQEVKTAEQLVSLLERRRASEVKNVATTNLNVVSNIDKALHRLEFHPLKQGESYRLCRTNSFPVPIAHIFAFRPEGQERNGNKYAETDYSVVKASLPIFAAGNIPQLKTLSDWAPENSQGPSNQRKLSLKYTELVPGAELGIFIVSPEN; via the coding sequence ATGAGCCTGGAGAAACGTATGAGTTATGACGATTTGCCCTATTTTCGTGACCAGATTCTGGAACGCATCGACTCGCTCAAGTGTTTTCTTTCGAACACCCCCCCGATGATGGCAAACCTGATGACTGTCTCCACCGTATCTAGAACAGAAGAGCGCTTGAAGCAGGTTAAACCCATCAGGGTTAGTATTAAAGACGATGCTTCGGTTGAGGAAATTATTCAGGCACTTACTGACATCTGTGTGGATGACATAGAGTCATTAAGTCATGATTCCACCAAAGTAACCACTAAATACCCGGGTCTAATCATTGTCCCCGAAAGAGCAGATCTTCTCGAAAGCTTGATCACTTCTATAAACGAAGCAAAAAATGATTTTGCTGCGGCAATGAGGCGTATCGATAATAAAAAGAATGTCCGTTTTGATAAAGTGCACAAGAAGCTCCCGGGCCTTGTCGCTATGCACTCAACAAGAAATATCCTTTTCATCAAGTCCCAGCTTAAAAAAGTTACTTTTTCATGGCGGCTAAACCGAAACCAGGAAGTTAAAACAGCAGAGCAACTTGTGAGTTTGTTGGAGCGCAGGAGAGCCTCAGAAGTAAAAAATGTAGCAACTACCAATTTGAATGTCGTGTCTAATATCGATAAGGCTTTACACCGTCTTGAATTTCACCCACTGAAGCAGGGCGAATCTTATCGCCTTTGTCGAACTAACTCTTTCCCTGTTCCGATTGCTCACATTTTTGCATTTAGGCCTGAAGGGCAGGAACGAAACGGGAATAAATATGCTGAGACTGATTATTCAGTAGTAAAAGCATCCTTGCCCATTTTCGCAGCAGGCAACATACCTCAATTAAAAACGCTCTCTGACTGGGCTCCTGAAAACAGCCAGGGTCCGTCCAACCAACGGAAGCTGAGCCTGAAATATACAGAACTCGTGCCGGGGGCTGAGCTGGGCATTTTCATTGTCAGCCCCGAAAATTAA